The following proteins are co-located in the bacterium genome:
- a CDS encoding N-acyl homoserine lactonase family protein — translation MAASYEIYALSPGGRTVDWSTRLYLGPAGDTTTSAYFLWLLRGPAGPILVDTGFTFRLAKLKAVPVEELRLRTRDELLATAGVNPNEVKTVVLTHLHWDHFDLEGFLPNATFWVQRREVDFWHGFGGHDRWTQRFLSDCYTQDLGSLQSSGRLRVVDGTLELVEGVQLEWVGGHSPGMQIVVVQTAKGPFVIGNDALTTYRNLRDWAPPAIHLNSVAECLGAMARIKQLSEGDENRICPGHDGEVWKKFPEVKPGMYRLA, via the coding sequence ATGGCGGCGAGCTACGAGATCTACGCGCTGAGCCCCGGCGGGCGGACCGTCGACTGGTCGACACGGCTCTACTTGGGACCGGCCGGAGATACAACGACGTCAGCCTACTTCCTGTGGCTGCTCCGGGGCCCGGCCGGCCCCATTCTCGTCGACACGGGGTTCACCTTCCGGCTGGCGAAGCTGAAGGCGGTGCCGGTCGAGGAGTTGCGGCTGCGCACCCGCGACGAGCTCCTGGCGACCGCCGGGGTCAATCCGAACGAGGTGAAGACCGTCGTCCTCACGCACCTGCACTGGGACCACTTTGACCTGGAAGGATTCTTGCCGAACGCGACGTTTTGGGTCCAGCGCCGGGAGGTGGATTTCTGGCATGGGTTCGGAGGACACGATCGCTGGACCCAGCGGTTCCTGAGCGACTGCTACACCCAGGACCTGGGGTCGCTCCAGTCGAGCGGACGCCTCCGGGTCGTAGACGGCACCCTCGAGCTCGTCGAGGGTGTGCAGTTGGAGTGGGTCGGAGGGCACTCTCCCGGGATGCAGATCGTCGTCGTGCAAACGGCCAAGGGCCCCTTCGTCATCGGGAATGACGCGCTGACGACCTACCGGAACCTCCGGGACTGGGCGCCGCCCGCGATCCACCTCAACAGCGTCGCCGAGTGCTTGGGGGCGATGGCCCGAATCAAACAGCTGTCCGAGGGCGACGAAAATCGCATCTGCCCGGGCCACGACGGCGAAGTGTGGAAAAAGTTTCCCGAGGTCAAACCGGGGATGTACCGGCTCGCCTGA